The following coding sequences lie in one Peribacillus frigoritolerans genomic window:
- a CDS encoding Rrf2 family transcriptional regulator, with the protein MSISTRFSVGIHILSLLEINKEGVNTSDFIAKSVNTNPALIRKITGMLKNAGLVNVRPGIAGATLAKELSDITLLDVYQAVNVVSDKELFGIHENPNPACTVGRNIQDTIEPIFSVAELALEKALGVVTIEDVVRGILEKDKN; encoded by the coding sequence ATGTCCATCAGTACCCGCTTTTCCGTAGGAATCCATATATTATCTCTTTTAGAAATAAATAAAGAAGGTGTTAACACTTCTGATTTCATTGCAAAAAGTGTAAACACCAACCCAGCCTTAATCAGAAAAATCACCGGCATGCTGAAGAATGCTGGTTTAGTGAATGTTCGGCCGGGTATCGCAGGAGCAACATTGGCCAAGGAATTATCGGATATCACTTTGCTCGATGTTTATCAGGCTGTCAACGTTGTCTCCGATAAAGAATTATTTGGAATCCATGAAAATCCTAATCCAGCATGCACTGTTGGAAGAAATATACAAGATACAATAGAGCCCATCTTTTCAGTTGCTGAACTTGCCTTGGAAAAGGCATTGGGAGTGGTGACGATCGAGGATGTCGTCAGAGGTATTCTGGAAAAGGATAAAAACTAA
- a CDS encoding DsbA family protein, with protein sequence MANKKKGNQKQSSAFTFWIIGLIAVIIIGFIFLANGKDEDTAVNEIDYKSQPYLGEKSAPVQIVEFGDYKCPVCKTFEEQFFPSIQSELIDTGKAQFYFMNYSFINVDSTRSAKFAESVYQELGNETFWKFHELLFEKQPADLKYEKEDVFTDKFLEETLKEIANDKDVKKVVTSFKAKKSEDQWNKDMELADELGVTGTPSLFVNGKKFEGNTIDDLVKMVDDAAKEK encoded by the coding sequence ATGGCTAATAAAAAAAAGGGTAATCAAAAGCAATCTTCTGCATTCACGTTTTGGATCATCGGGTTAATCGCTGTAATCATTATTGGCTTTATATTTTTAGCAAATGGGAAAGACGAAGATACAGCCGTTAATGAAATCGATTATAAATCACAGCCTTATTTGGGAGAAAAATCAGCTCCTGTCCAAATAGTGGAATTTGGGGATTATAAATGTCCAGTCTGTAAGACATTCGAGGAGCAATTCTTCCCTTCTATACAAAGTGAATTGATTGATACAGGAAAAGCGCAATTTTATTTCATGAATTATTCGTTCATTAACGTCGATTCAACCAGATCTGCTAAATTCGCGGAAAGTGTTTATCAGGAATTAGGAAATGAGACCTTTTGGAAATTTCATGAGCTTTTGTTCGAAAAGCAGCCAGCTGACCTGAAATATGAAAAGGAAGATGTCTTTACAGACAAATTCTTAGAAGAAACATTGAAAGAAATCGCAAATGACAAAGATGTGAAAAAAGTCGTTACCTCCTTTAAAGCCAAAAAGTCCGAGGACCAATGGAACAAGGATATGGAGCTGGCCGACGAATTGGGCGTTACTGGAACTCCTTCCTTATTTGTCAATGGCAAGAAGTTTGAAGGAAATACAATCGATGATTTAGTGAAAATGGTTGATGATGCAGCGAAGGAGAAATAG
- a CDS encoding disulfide oxidoreductase, with the protein MNKPLLFSWILSIIATAGSLYFSEILHYVPCTFCWYQRILMYPLVILLGRAFYEQDLKIYRYILPLSILGMLVSGYHYSLQKIPALQHFEMCQSGVPCSGEYINWLGFITIPFLAFIAFTLITICMALLMKKRKSM; encoded by the coding sequence ATGAACAAGCCACTATTATTTTCTTGGATCCTGTCCATCATCGCCACTGCTGGAAGTCTCTACTTTAGTGAGATTCTCCATTATGTACCCTGTACCTTTTGTTGGTATCAAAGGATCCTGATGTACCCGCTCGTTATCTTATTGGGCCGGGCCTTTTATGAACAGGACCTGAAAATCTATCGATACATTCTCCCATTATCGATTTTGGGCATGTTGGTGTCAGGGTATCACTATAGTCTGCAAAAAATTCCAGCACTACAGCATTTCGAAATGTGCCAAAGCGGTGTTCCCTGCTCAGGTGAGTATATAAATTGGCTAGGATTCATCACGATCCCGTTTTTGGCCTTTATCGCTTTTACGCTCATCACAATCTGCATGGCACTGCTAATGAAAAAGAGAAAAAGCATGTAA
- a CDS encoding NAD(P)-dependent oxidoreductase, which produces MKIGIIGASGKAGSLILKEALTRGHEVTAIVRDEAKVQIQGASVLEKDVFDLKAEDIKEFDVVVNAFGAAPGKEHLHVDAGKILIDAMKGAPQTRLIVVGGAGSLFVDEAKTVRVLDTPEFPKEYFATAFNQSKNLGDLQNATGIQWTFISPSAFFDPQGNRTGGYKLGKDNLLVNSKGESYVSYADFALAALDEIEIPKHINQRFTVVAEAE; this is translated from the coding sequence ATGAAAATCGGTATTATTGGTGCGAGCGGGAAAGCTGGAAGTCTGATTTTAAAGGAAGCATTGACTAGGGGACATGAAGTTACGGCCATTGTCAGGGATGAAGCTAAAGTCCAAATTCAAGGAGCATCCGTACTGGAAAAAGACGTATTCGATCTGAAAGCAGAGGACATTAAAGAATTCGATGTGGTAGTGAATGCCTTTGGCGCTGCTCCGGGGAAAGAACATCTGCATGTCGATGCAGGTAAAATCCTGATTGACGCAATGAAAGGGGCGCCTCAAACTAGACTGATCGTTGTTGGCGGAGCTGGAAGCCTTTTCGTTGACGAGGCAAAAACGGTCCGTGTACTGGATACGCCTGAGTTCCCTAAAGAATACTTTGCAACAGCCTTTAATCAATCAAAGAACCTTGGAGATCTGCAAAATGCGACTGGCATCCAATGGACGTTCATCAGTCCTTCCGCCTTCTTTGATCCGCAAGGAAATAGAACAGGCGGGTATAAACTGGGTAAAGATAACCTTCTTGTAAACTCAAAGGGTGAAAGCTATGTAAGTTATGCCGATTTTGCCCTTGCCGCACTTGATGAAATTGAAATTCCAAAGCACATCAACCAACGCTTTACCGTTGTTGCCGAAGCTGAATAA